The following are encoded together in the Methanosarcina flavescens genome:
- a CDS encoding HypC/HybG/HupF family hydrogenase formation chaperone, producing the protein MCIAIPGKIVSVVDESTATVDMGGVRRNVNMNLLGGASESIIGKHVLVHVGYAIAEISEEESEETMRLLKQIAGLEEIDTLESESP; encoded by the coding sequence ATGTGTATAGCTATTCCTGGAAAAATAGTGTCTGTCGTAGATGAAAGCACTGCAACTGTCGATATGGGCGGGGTTCGCAGAAACGTAAATATGAATTTGCTGGGAGGTGCCAGTGAGTCCATAATCGGAAAGCATGTCCTTGTCCATGTGGGATATGCAATTGCGGAAATCTCCGAAGAAGAAAGTGAAGAAACAATGCGCCTTCTCAAACAGATTGCAGGGCTTGAAGAAATCGACACCTTAGAAAGTGAATCCCCCTGA